In Leisingera sp. NJS204, the DNA window GTTCCTACCCTCGCTGGCCAATATCGCTGTCGATCTTAAAACTGACTACAGCACTGTGAGCTGGGCTGTTTCTGGGTACCTGGCTATAACAGCGATCATCCAGCTCATCATCGGTCCCTTGTCAGACCGGATCGGTAGGCGGACGGTTCTTCTGGTGGCTTTGCTTGTTTTCGCATTTGCCTCTGCGGGTTGCACCTTTGCTCCGAACATCGAGGCATTTCTGTTCTGCCGAATGCTCCAAGGCGGCATCATCGGCGGGTATGCGCTTTCTCTCGCGATAGTTCGGGACACGAGAACGGAGCGAGAGGCTGTGAGCCTGATCGGCTATATCGGAATGGCGATGGCAATCGCCCCGATGATCGGTCCCATGCTGGGAGGGGTGCTGGACACCTTCTTTGGGTGGCGGTCCGTCTTTGGCTTCTACGCTGCAGCGGGCTTCGGATTGCTGCTGCTTTGCTGGTTCGACCTCGGAGAGACGAGGCCTCAAAGGGCAACAGATACCAGCACTCCGGTGCCTGGCACGACGGCGCTCATCCGTGAGCCCCTTTTCTGGGCCTACGCACTCTGCGGCACGCTTTCCGTCGGCGCATTCTACATCTTTCTGACGGGCGCACCCCTTGTTGCGCAGTCCACTTTCAATGTCACAACCGCCGAACTTGGACTCTACATCGGGACCATTACTGTTGGCTTTATGATCGGCGGTTTCCTGGCCGGTCGCGTTGGGCAACACTTCGAACCGACAACCATCATGATTGCGGGCCGGGTTGTGGCTTGCACTGGTCTTTTCGGAGGTTTTTTGCTCTTCGCATCGGGTATCAGGTCAGCGGAGCTTTTCTTTGCGAGCACCATCTTCGTTGGTTTAGGGAATGGGATTACAATGCCCGGATGCAATGCCGGTGCCATGTCGGTTCGACCTGATCTCGCCGGAAGCGATGCCGGATTGAGCGGCGCTCTCATCGTTGCTGGTGGTGCCGTTTTGACGTCGGTGACGGGCAACCTTGTGCCACAGACGAACGGAGGCCAAACACTGCTTATGTTGATGCTGGCTGCATCGGGATTGGCAATGGCGTTTGCCGTTTGGGCGGCATGGCTGAGGAAGAAGGGTGGCTATCCGGCAAGGAGCAGCGATCCATCGCTTTGAGCCCAAACTGCGCGATACTGCACCCTGCGCGAATGTTGGCTTGGCTTTAATGATCCGATAACCTAATCTGCGCGGAACTATCATCTTGGAAGATGAAGCTCCCGCGTGACTCCAGAAGTCACAGCCAGGAATGTCCTTCTTCAGTCAAACTGTGGAGGGCGTCTTTTTTGAACCATACCCTAAATGTGAATTTCGTTCCTGGACGTTTTGCCGTCTCGCAACTTGCCACCGATACTGACATTCCGGAGTGGTTTAGTGGGCCAGGATTCAAGGCTGCAATCTATTCGGATGACGAGACAACCCTGGTTTGCCTCGAAGATCGTATTCCTGCTGAAATTCAGACGGAAAAGGGTTGGGTTTGCTTGCATACTGTGGGTCCCTTTCCATTTGATGCTGCTGGAATTGTCCAATCGCTGATTGCGCCGCTGTCCTCCAATGACATCGGCGTATTTGTCGTCTGCACTTATGACGGCGAGCATGTGCTGATCCCAACCAAAGAAACTGAAAAGGCAATTCGGTGTCTGAGAGCAGCAGGGCACATCATAAACAACTAGCATCTAACGTAGATAACGAACTGAAAAGGTTGAGAGAAAGTATGCCGACTGGATTAACTGGAAGCTGTCTTTGCGGGAAGGTGACTTACGACACAGGTAGCGAACCGCTTTGGGTCACCATTTGCCACTGCAAGTTTTGCCAACGTGCGACTGGGTCTGATCGAATGATCCAGCCGGTTTTTGAGAGACAAGACTTTAGCTTCACCGCTGCCACCCCTGCAGTCTTCACGCAACCCTCTGACGGAAGCGGCAAAAACGTCAACGCGCACTTCTGCTCGGATTGCGGGACCAAGTTGGCGCTAACCTTCGAAAGGTGGCCGGACAAGATTGGCATATACCTGGGAACGCTGGACAGTCCGGATGCGATCAAGGTCGGGCCGGACAATAGTAAGCACATATTCGTTTCCGAGGCTCAGCCAGGGACTCTGTTGCCTCCTAACGTGAAGATCTTCGATCATCATGCGGCAGAAATTGATGGAACGCCAATCGAGCCAACCATTCATTCGAAGCCAGTCACCACTTAACAGCAGCAGCCATTGGCGCAACCGTAGCGAAAGCCCGTTTCGTCCGCTCCTCGTTGGTCGATCCACGTTGCGGCGAAAGGGGGGATTGTATTTGGCCCCTCGGGCTGACTTTCAACGGCCGGTTTGGCGACACATGCCGCTTCAAAGCGAAAATCACGCCGCACCCGCGAGCGAATGCTGCGTCAGCAAACACCAGGAAGGGCAATGGCGGCAAAGTCCCGTACTGCGGTCCCTAGCCGGCGAGAACTGAGCGACTGCTTCGACGATACCGGGTTCCATTGTCGTTACCGGAACTGCGGCGCGCTTCGGACCGATGGTGCCTGACTGGGTGCTGCCTGAGATACGTGATCCGTGCGCGTGCCAGATAGCGCCGAGACATGCCGCCCCGGCGAAAACGTGTCAGAACCTAACAAGTTCTGCCGCGAATCTCATTCACGTCCAAGCCGTTGATCCTGCTAACATGTTCACCAACAGCCCGAAAGGACCGTTTGTGACCTGGTCACAATGCGCGACTTTGGGAAAGATCAAAACTGTTCTCAACCTATCCTCTCAAGTATCCATGGGTGCGAGTGCCCTCCATTTTTTTCGATACGCGGACGCGGAGATACCGACGCGCTTTCTAAACGCCGACCGGAAACTCGACGGTTCAGAATAGCCGACCTCCGAAGCGATCTCATCTATAGGCGCGGCGGTGGTTTCGAGAAGCTGCTTTGCTTCTTCGACCCGCAGGGTCTGGATGTAATCTACCGGCGCCTGACCGGTCGCCTTCCTAAACCGGCGGTGGAACCCGCGTTGGGTCATGCCGCTGCGTTCTGCCATGGTAGCGACGGGGCTGGGTGTGTCGTAGTGCTGTGCCGCCCAGACCTGCGCCTCAGCAATCAACTGGTCGTCATGCTGGCTCGTAGCGACCAGCGATGCGTAGCAGAGCTGACCGTCCGAATGGGGCTGCAAAAGGAACTCCTTGGCGATTCGCCTCGCCTCGTGCGCGCCTGCGAAACGCGCTATCAGGTAGAGCATCAGATCGCCCCAACACGAGGCGCCGCCCGCCGTCACGACGGAGTGACCTGCACCAGCCGGTGCCAAGACCCGCTCTCGGCGGAGACGGACCTTAGGGTAAAGGCGCGTCAAAGTTTCGGCGTAGTTCCAATGCGTCGTCGCCTCGAGCCCGTTGAGAAGGCCTGCATGGGCCAGAAGCCATGCGCCTGAACAGGTCGAGGTGATCAGAGCACCAGCATCGGCGACCATACGCAACCACTCTGCGGCATCTTCAAAGCTTTCAGGTGGCTGTGCGTGCGGGTCAAGGTTCAATCCCGGTACGATCACGAGCTTCGGTATGTCGCGCGGTTTCGGAAATTGTTCGAGGCAGCCTTGGGGGGTAACCCGGCGACCATTGGTGTCGGTGTATGGGCGCCCGTCGGGTGACAGATGCCGCACCTCAAAAGTACCGGACATCTCACAAGTCCGTCCAGCCGAGTCCAGAACATCGAGAATCGAGAACAAGGTTGAGGACGAACTGCATGTCAAGGTCAGTACGACCGTCTTTATGGGAACTGGGTATTCAAGCAAGAGAGAATTCCGATAATCACCGTTTTCGTCTTTTTCACTTCTATCTCGACTCGCCTGTTAAGTCCATTTCTTTGCCCATGACAACGGCCAGCCAGGCCAATCACTCGTTAGCAAGGATAAATTGATGACCATTCAAAACCAAAGCCCAGCGTTCCACACTGACGTGATCCGTGGCTACCTCGCCGACCCGCGCACCTACCTGACCGATGGAGGTTTCGAAACCTCCATGCTGTTCCTCGAAGGGTTCGACCTACCGGCCTTCGCTGCCTGCGTCCTGCTGGAAGACGACGTCGCCCGTGCGGCGATGGACCGGTACTTCGACCGCTTTCTCTCCATGGCCGAGACGACCGAAACCGGTTTTGTTCTCGACACCAACACCTGGCGCTCCGGAACGCATTGGGCCGACGCGGTCGGGCGTTTGCCCGCGCAGATGCAGGACCTCACCCGCGAGGCCGTCAGGTTTGCCATGGCGATCCGGGATCGGTGGCAAGATCGCGTTTCGCCGATCCTGCTCAATGGCGTGATCGGACCCGCCGGCGACGCCTATGATGGCACGATTTCGCTGGATGCGGCCACCGCCGAGGCAATACACGCGCCGCAGATCGCCTTGCTCGCGGAATGCGGGGTTGATCTGGTTTCCGCGCTGACCTTCGGAAGCATGCCGGAGGCGATCGGGTTCAGCCGTGCGAGTATCAAGGCGGGCGTGCCCGTTGCGATCTCCTACACGGTGGAGACGGACGGATGCTTGCCGGACGGAACACCGCTCGAGCGCGCCGTGCTTGAGACCGATGCCGCAACCGGGGGTGCACCGCTCTACTATATGATCAATTGCGCGCATCCCGAGCACTTTCGCGATGTTCTCAACAACGAAGCCTGGTGCCGCCGCATCCGCGGAGTTCGCGCGAACGCTTCGCGGCTGAGCCACGCGGAACTGGACGAGGCAGAGACCCTGGACGACGGCGACCCCGAAGAATTCGGACTGCTCCACGCTGATCTTGCCCGAAAGCTCCCGGCACTGAAAGTCGTCGGCGGGTGCTGCGGCACGGATCACCGTCACGTCGGCTGCATGGCGGACGCCATGCTTCCTTCGACCGGGGCCTGACTTCCTCCCCGCGTCTCAGCCCGTGGGGAACCGAAATGGATCGGGGGCCGGGCCTAGGCGCTCGGACGGGCGTAGAAACAACCGAGGACCACCTGGCGGAAACCGACTTCGCATCGGTCGAGACGCAAAGGCTACCGCACGATCCCATTCAGGCATACTGCATCGCCCGCCTCTGAGCGGGCTGAAAGAAAGGACAATAGACATGACTGCAATTTCAACGAATGTCGGCGCTGGCCGCCGCTGGCTCTCAAGTGTTGTCGAAGACATCAACGGGTGGATAGCGAATGCCAAGGAGCGGCGGCGCATCCGCCACGAGAAGAGAGCGCTGTCACATCTTCCCAATCACTTGCTCCGCGACATCGGGCTTGAGCAGTATGCGGTTCCGCCCGATCCCATCATCCGTCACCGTTTTGTGTAGTCGGGATTACCGATCTCCAACCCCAACAGCTTGAGGCGCGTTCTTCGCTCTGCGTCTGTGACCTTTGTTGTTCAACTCAACCCAGAAAAGGAAATGCCATGTTTAAATCAACTCTCTCCGCAATTGTCCTGATGGCGACGGCGGCCACCCATGCCTTCGCAGGCGATACGCCGATGTCCTTCGACGTGGCCGAAGACATGAGCCGGTTCGTTTTTGCACCTGCCCCGGTCTTTGATGATGGCATGCCGGCCTATGGCAATGCCTTTGTCACGCAGGGCTACATCTACGAGGACGGCACCCTTGACAGCGGGGTCGAAGGCACACTGCCCGACGGCAGCCCTGCATTTCCCGACAAGGTAATCGGCCGCTGGACCTGTGACGGCTATTTCGTCGGCGACGGGATGCGCACGCAAACTGGTGCGATTGTCATCACCCGGCAGGTCTTTGAATTCCACAACGGGGACATCCTGATCAACCAGGGCGCTGAATTGGTGGACGTCAATGTCACGGCCCCGCGTGTCATCACCGGCGGCACCGGCGCTTTCGCCGGGATGTCGGGCGAGATGACGCAGGTTCTGCTTGGCATGTCCGAGGGTTACGGCGTGCGGCTTCTGATCGACGTCAAACCTGAAGAGCATGCGGCGCTGTCACAAACCGAAACCGACTGACGACAACCGATTGCAATGTGCTTCCGCCGCCAAGATGCGGCGGAAGCACCCAACCGAGGACGCGATCATGAAATCCCCGCTGGCCATCGCCTTGCTTCTGACCTCCTCTATCGATGCACATGCCGCCGATCTGCCCAGCCCGCTGGAGGACATGGATTTTCTATGGAACGGAACGCCCAGCCCGGAGCTTTACGAGCTTGGCCGAAGCCTGTTCTTCGATCCTATTCTGTCCGGCAATCAGAACATCGCCTGCGCGACCTGCCACGATCCGGCGCGCGGAACGGGCGATGGCGTCTCTTTGTCCATCGGAGAAGGCGGCAGCGGCTTTGGCCCCGAACGTGTCACGCAGGATGGCGTGATCGGACGTGTCCCTCGCAATGCGCAACCGCTCTATAACATCGGTGCGCGGGCCTATACGTCCATGTTTCATGACGGGCGACTTGAGCTTGACCACATGAGTGGATTTCCAAGCCACCTTAGAAGCCCGGCCAAGGAGCAATTGCCCGAGGGTCTGGACAACGCCCTGACAGCGCAGGCCATGTTTCCGGTCCTTTCCGCTGTTGAGATGGCAGGCCAGCCCGGCGAAAACCCGGTCGCCGACGCCGTTTCGAAACGAGATTTCAACCGGGCTTGGCGCCTTCTGGCCGACCGGCTGGCTGCGACCCCGGCCTATTCCGACCAGTTTGTTGTGATCTTTGATGATGTCGAGGCGCCACAGGACATCCGGTTCGATCACGCGGCTACGGCAATTGCCGCCTTTGAAACGGTGGCCTTCCGGTCTGACTGGAGCCGGTTCGATGCGCGTCTTGCTGGCTGGCCGTTGAACGCAACCGAGGAAGCCGGGCTTGACCTGTTCTATGGTAAGGCGGGGTGCAGTTCCTGTCACAGCGGCCCCTTACTGACGGATCACGAGTTTCACGCAATTGCGGTTCCACAAATCGGCCCCGGCAAAGATCAAGGGCCAGACGGCAGCTATGCTGCCCATTCCGGCTATCCGCATCGGGTCGAGGATCAGGGCCGTTTCAACGTGACTGGTGAAAATGCCGACCTCTACGCATTCCGCACTCCGTCGCTGAGGAATGTCGCGCTGACAGGGCCGTGGGGACATAACGGCGCCTTTGCCTCGCTTGAGGATATGGTGCGGCACCATCTCGATGCGGTGGCATCGCTGGCGAGCTACACCCCGGCGGAGCTTCAGCCGCTCGATACCGTGATCCAGCCGGTGCGCAGTAGAACCGGCGTCAGCTACCAGGCCCTGAGTCCGATGCAACGCAGTACCTATGACCTGCGAGACATTTGGGTGCACAGTTCGGAACGGCTGCGGAACGAGATCGCCCGCGCCAACACGCTCGCGCCGGTGGATCTGTCCGATGAAGAAGTGTCGAGCATCCTTGCGTTTCTGGAAACGCTCACCGATCCGACGGCGATCGATCGCTCTTACCTTGTGCCGACGGTCCTGCCGTCGGGCCTGCCGCCACAACCCGGTCGTGACGACGCTTGCTTAACAGACATCGTGCCTTGGGTAGGCGCGAAGGCATTGCCCGGGGAAGCTGAAGACCTACCGGAGCCGCGCTGCGACGACCGGGGGGATAAGATCCAGCAATAGCCCAAAACCAAAGCGGCCCTGGCTTGCCAGTGCGGCCCTCCGAAAACTCTCAAGCACATCAATACGAAAGTAACACCATGAAATACCTTATTTTTGCCTACGCGCTCATCAGCTACGCCCTGTTTGGAGTTGTCTTTGTCTGGCTTGCCGCCTTTCTGCACAATGTCGGGGATCTGCGCGGTCCGGCGTCACGTCCCGCAGTGGAGGCCGCCCTCATCAATCTGGCGCTGATCCTGCTATTCGGCGTGGTCCACAGCGTGATGGCGCGACCCGCTTTCAAGAGGGTCTGGACCCGCATCATCCCGCCCGCGTCCGAACGCGCGACCTACGTGCTGCAATCTTCATTACTGCTGGGCTTGATCATTTGGCAGTGGCAGCCAATCCCGGCGATCATCTGGCGGGTTGAAGGGCCGGCGGTCTGGATCTTCTACGGCGCGATGGGGCTTGGCGCGGCAATCATTCTGGTCGCGACCTTTCTGCTGGGTCACTTCGAGTTCGTCGGTCTGTCACAAGCCTGGCACAACCTAAGGGGCACCTCGACGCCGCCCGCGACATTCCGAACCCCGATGCTCTACCGCATCGTGCGCCACCCGCTGCAGTTCGGTCTTCTGATCATGATGGTCGCAACCCCTGTGATGACGTTGGGTCACTTGATCTTTGTTGCTGCGATGGCCGTCTACATCGCCATCGGTCTGCGCTTTGAGGAACGTGCGCTGCTGCGGGAATTCGGCGCGGCTTACGCAGTCTACCAGCGCGACGTGCCCATGT includes these proteins:
- a CDS encoding multidrug effflux MFS transporter, which gives rise to MSLNMFLPSLANIAVDLKTDYSTVSWAVSGYLAITAIIQLIIGPLSDRIGRRTVLLVALLVFAFASAGCTFAPNIEAFLFCRMLQGGIIGGYALSLAIVRDTRTEREAVSLIGYIGMAMAIAPMIGPMLGGVLDTFFGWRSVFGFYAAAGFGLLLLCWFDLGETRPQRATDTSTPVPGTTALIREPLFWAYALCGTLSVGAFYIFLTGAPLVAQSTFNVTTAELGLYIGTITVGFMIGGFLAGRVGQHFEPTTIMIAGRVVACTGLFGGFLLFASGIRSAELFFASTIFVGLGNGITMPGCNAGAMSVRPDLAGSDAGLSGALIVAGGAVLTSVTGNLVPQTNGGQTLLMLMLAASGLAMAFAVWAAWLRKKGGYPARSSDPSL
- a CDS encoding ACT domain-containing protein, whose translation is MNHTLNVNFVPGRFAVSQLATDTDIPEWFSGPGFKAAIYSDDETTLVCLEDRIPAEIQTEKGWVCLHTVGPFPFDAAGIVQSLIAPLSSNDIGVFVVCTYDGEHVLIPTKETEKAIRCLRAAGHIINN
- a CDS encoding GFA family protein codes for the protein MPTGLTGSCLCGKVTYDTGSEPLWVTICHCKFCQRATGSDRMIQPVFERQDFSFTAATPAVFTQPSDGSGKNVNAHFCSDCGTKLALTFERWPDKIGIYLGTLDSPDAIKVGPDNSKHIFVSEAQPGTLLPPNVKIFDHHAAEIDGTPIEPTIHSKPVTT
- a CDS encoding GlxA family transcriptional regulator, which codes for MSGTFEVRHLSPDGRPYTDTNGRRVTPQGCLEQFPKPRDIPKLVIVPGLNLDPHAQPPESFEDAAEWLRMVADAGALITSTCSGAWLLAHAGLLNGLEATTHWNYAETLTRLYPKVRLRRERVLAPAGAGHSVVTAGGASCWGDLMLYLIARFAGAHEARRIAKEFLLQPHSDGQLCYASLVATSQHDDQLIAEAQVWAAQHYDTPSPVATMAERSGMTQRGFHRRFRKATGQAPVDYIQTLRVEEAKQLLETTAAPIDEIASEVGYSEPSSFRSAFRKRVGISASAYRKKWRALAPMDT
- a CDS encoding homocysteine S-methyltransferase family protein → MTIQNQSPAFHTDVIRGYLADPRTYLTDGGFETSMLFLEGFDLPAFAACVLLEDDVARAAMDRYFDRFLSMAETTETGFVLDTNTWRSGTHWADAVGRLPAQMQDLTREAVRFAMAIRDRWQDRVSPILLNGVIGPAGDAYDGTISLDAATAEAIHAPQIALLAECGVDLVSALTFGSMPEAIGFSRASIKAGVPVAISYTVETDGCLPDGTPLERAVLETDAATGGAPLYYMINCAHPEHFRDVLNNEAWCRRIRGVRANASRLSHAELDEAETLDDGDPEEFGLLHADLARKLPALKVVGGCCGTDHRHVGCMADAMLPSTGA
- a CDS encoding DUF1127 domain-containing protein, with the translated sequence MTAISTNVGAGRRWLSSVVEDINGWIANAKERRRIRHEKRALSHLPNHLLRDIGLEQYAVPPDPIIRHRFV
- a CDS encoding cytochrome-c peroxidase — encoded protein: MKSPLAIALLLTSSIDAHAADLPSPLEDMDFLWNGTPSPELYELGRSLFFDPILSGNQNIACATCHDPARGTGDGVSLSIGEGGSGFGPERVTQDGVIGRVPRNAQPLYNIGARAYTSMFHDGRLELDHMSGFPSHLRSPAKEQLPEGLDNALTAQAMFPVLSAVEMAGQPGENPVADAVSKRDFNRAWRLLADRLAATPAYSDQFVVIFDDVEAPQDIRFDHAATAIAAFETVAFRSDWSRFDARLAGWPLNATEEAGLDLFYGKAGCSSCHSGPLLTDHEFHAIAVPQIGPGKDQGPDGSYAAHSGYPHRVEDQGRFNVTGENADLYAFRTPSLRNVALTGPWGHNGAFASLEDMVRHHLDAVASLASYTPAELQPLDTVIQPVRSRTGVSYQALSPMQRSTYDLRDIWVHSSERLRNEIARANTLAPVDLSDEEVSSILAFLETLTDPTAIDRSYLVPTVLPSGLPPQPGRDDACLTDIVPWVGAKALPGEAEDLPEPRCDDRGDKIQQ
- a CDS encoding methyltransferase family protein translates to MKYLIFAYALISYALFGVVFVWLAAFLHNVGDLRGPASRPAVEAALINLALILLFGVVHSVMARPAFKRVWTRIIPPASERATYVLQSSLLLGLIIWQWQPIPAIIWRVEGPAVWIFYGAMGLGAAIILVATFLLGHFEFVGLSQAWHNLRGTSTPPATFRTPMLYRIVRHPLQFGLLIMMVATPVMTLGHLIFVAAMAVYIAIGLRFEERALLREFGAAYAVYQRDVPMLIPNPFRRSRGSVHGAP